GCAAAGCCAATCTGGGCGCGGCCAATTTATCCGGCGCCGATTTGACCGGAGCCATTTTGGGGAAGACCGACCTTTCGGGAGCGATCCTCAACAAAACCGTTTGCGACGAAGCGGATTTTCGTCAAGCGATCATGACGGAAGCGGAGTTCGATGAAGCCAGTTTTTGCGGCGCCAATCTGCGTAAGGTTGATTTTTCAAACACCAGCCTGAAAGGCGCGCGCATGAAAGGTTCCGATCTGAGGCGCGCCCGTTTTGCGAACGCGAAATTATTTAAAATCGATTTGAGTAAATCCGACCTGACCTCGGCGAGTTTCCTCAACGCTGATATGACGGAAGCCTATTTGAGCGGGGCGAATTTGAGCAAAGCGGATTTTTCCGGCGCCAATCTGAAGGGAACCGTCTTTCGCTACGCCATGAATATGGATAAAGAACAAATGAAATCTGCCCTCCTGGACGACCGCACCCGCCTGCCGCATTACCTGAAGTGATCTCGAAATACTATCAGAGAATTTCCACCCGGATGCGATGCACGCCGTCGACGCCGGAAGGAAAGGGGTCTCTGCTTCCATTCTCCTGCCGACCGCTGTATTGATCGGCGGCTCTCACCGAAATAT
This window of the Candidatus Nitrohelix vancouverensis genome carries:
- a CDS encoding pentapeptide repeat-containing protein; amino-acid sequence: MSEEDAERRRIEGNKKYLSDSNLRDTYLAGANLSGGLIRGADLERCDLSDSNLEGADLSRANLFQANLQGANLKKANLSKANLGAANLSGADLTGAILGKTDLSGAILNKTVCDEADFRQAIMTEAEFDEASFCGANLRKVDFSNTSLKGARMKGSDLRRARFANAKLFKIDLSKSDLTSASFLNADMTEAYLSGANLSKADFSGANLKGTVFRYAMNMDKEQMKSALLDDRTRLPHYLK